The genomic segment CAGATTGTGTGGCGTAACCGTCAGTACTGCTACCATATTCTGAATCAAAATCGTTAAAATAACGTTTATCACTTACACGGGTGTAATCAATATTAAAACGCCAATTCTCCCAGAAACTCGCATTATGTAACCAACGGAATAAATGGCGTGAACGGTTTTCGTCCGTATAGTCGTCATAACGATCTTTACCAATATATTCACTCGCAATGAGACCTGAACCCAAATGCGTTAAATAACGGAATTCAGAGTTAAGTTGCCAACCACGGCTTGACATATATTTAGGTGTAAAAGTGGCATCATAATTCGGTGCAATATTCCAATAAATAGGTTGAGCATACCAGTAACCATCACGACTTGAGATTCCCGCACTTGGAATCAACAAACCAGAACGACGACGGTCGCCAATAGGCAATTGCATATAAGGCATATAAAATACAGGCACGCCAGCAACTTTAAAGCGCGTATGCCACATTTCCGCGTATTCTTCTTTAATATGTTGTTTCATTTCATTGGCTTCAATTGACCAAGAATCATCGTCAGGCAAACAAGAAGTAAACGTCGCATTTTTCAGTAAGCGATAATTTTCACGCATTTCTGATGTTTCAGCGGTACCGCGCCCTTGGCGACCTACAAATTGATAGTCTGCATTCGCGATATCAGTATTTTTGCTGTTTAAATGAATTTTTGCATCGTTACCTTTCAGGCTAATTTGCTCATCTTGATAATCAAAAGCCCCTTTAGCGAAGGCATAACGTTGAGCATTGTCTTCTTTGCCATCTTGTGTGACTTCAATTTCAGGTGCTTTTAAATGACGATTACCTTGTTTTAAATCGACATCACCAATATAGGTTGCACGAGATGGATTAATAATATCTGCACTATCTGCTTCAATGTAAACCGGTTGGTCGTTTGCATCGCCTATTACGGGTTCGCCAGTAAATTGCGGAACGCCATTTAAGCATTGCAAATGCAAATCACGGTTATTTGCCACACTGGTATTGCTATAAAGTGCGGTCAAAATAGCGAGCGAAAGTAAGCTGTAAACATTTTTTTTCATTGAGTAACCATTAAGTTATGAAAATCAAGCCGATTATACTTGAAAAAGGTAGCGAAAGGGAAAATAAAATGCGGGCAAAATTGACCGCACTTTTGTATTTAGGAATTAAGTTAACTCTTACAAGACGCGCCTTTTTTCATTACTTTCCCAAAATCATTTTTGGCATCGGGTTTGCTCATATTATGGGGGGCGCCTTTTTGAACGGGGAATTTAGAATCCATTTGCCACGCATTCCACCCACCATCATAGACATAAGTATCGTTCCACCCAGCCAGTTGCGTCATAAACCAAGGCACACCGGCACGCCAACCTGTGCCGCAATAAAAAGCTAATTTATCACCTTTTTTAATCCCTTGGGTTTCCCATAAGGCAAAGATTTCATTCGGGTTGCGCAAGGTGTTGTCGGGGTCGTAATAATCTGCCATATTGGATGAATCGGTTCCCGCGAAGCCCCAGATTGCACCTTGTGGTTCGCCTTTACCAGGGATGTAATCATAACCGCTGATTTTGCCTTGATATTCATCCCAAGATCGATTGCTAATGAGTTTCGTGCCTGCTTGTTGTACTTGAATAGCGTCTTGTGGCATCGAAATATTGATTTCCGGATGTGCAGGAATGGTTGCACCAAAAGCCGTTTCAAGCTGTGGAATATTCACTTGGGTTTCCGTTGGTAAGTTGGCGTCCATCCAAGTACTGAGATTGCCATTGAGTACACGAACATCTTCTACGCCCGCCCATTTGAGCGCCCAGAATAAACGATATGCGGCCAGTTGATTATCCGAATATAAAATAATGGTTTTGTCTTTCGTGATACCATTTTTGAGCAAATTGGCTTCAATGATTTTTGGGTCGGATAAATTCCAAATAGGGTCATTTTCAATCCAGTCCGTATTAAAGTGATATGCGCCGACAATATGTTGTGTATAAGCTTTAGCCTGTTCTAACGGTCCCCAAGATACCTCGAAAATCATAAATTTATCATTGTTGTAACTTTCAGGTTTTTCACCTTTCATTACCGCATCGACCCATTGTGGCGATACGCTATATTGGAAATTGGGGAACTGTTCAAGTGGATAATCCGTTGCATTGACGTAGTTTAAATAATCACTAAATATACGCACTTTGTAGCCTTTTGCGGCAAATTCCGCTGAAACACGCTCTAAGTTGTCGGGGTTGCTATCATAAAACACCAAGGTTTTTTCTTTTGTAATACCCTTTCCTGCAGCAAAACTTTCAAATTTATCTTCGGCAATGCCGTCTAGCCATTCGGTAGTAAATTGAATGGCGCCTTTAATATGTCCGCCACGTGTGGCATTTTTATCTTTGAAACCGTTGTAGAGACTATCTTGGCGCGTATCGATAAGTACATAATCGGGGTTGCTTATGTTTTTGAGTAACGTTTCAGTATCGATTTTTTTCACGCTACGGTCGTCGCAAGCCGTCAATGCTAACGCGATAGCGCTTGTTAAAAGTGCGGTTAAAAATTTCATTGTTTTTTTCCTTTTTTAAGAATGTTTGAAAACGAAGGTGGCTATCCAACTTCCGATGAAAATCATGAGAGTGGCAAGCCAGCCTTGCCAAGAAAAATAGGCAGTGGCGACGAGCGCATTGGTCACCGTACAGCCACCTGCAAGTGCTGCGCCAATTCCCATCAGCACGCCGCCTATAATGCGACGTAAAAAATCTTGGGGTTCAGGAACGCGCAAGGTGAAATTGCCAGCGAGTTTTGCTGATAGGAATGACCCCACAATAATGCCTAGAACAAACAAACTTCCCCAGTTCAAATAGCGTTGTTGTCCAGTCACTAAATATTGCACTACGTTTGCAGACGGCACGGCGATGCCAAAGCCGTAATTTCGCCCTGCTTGTGCGCTGAAATACCAAGCTACGATGCTGAGCAAACCGATGAATGTGCCTGTCATTAATGGTGTTAAATAAGCTGTATTAGGGATTTTTTGTGCCATGTATTTCTTGATTAAAACCAAAGTAATCAGCAACAAAAGGGCAATCAAAACCCAGGGGGAAATGCCCAATGTCAGATAAATATTGTCGATTTCTGTTGGATTGGCAGTAAGCCTATTAATGCTATTTTTCAATGAACCTGTTTGTGTCGATGCCATAGTGATGGCAAAAGCGGTTAAGGCAATAAAA from the [Actinobacillus] rossii genome contains:
- the sseA gene encoding rhodanese-related sulfur transferase, giving the protein MKFLTALLTSAIALALTACDDRSVKKIDTETLLKNISNPDYVLIDTRQDSLYNGFKDKNATRGGHIKGAIQFTTEWLDGIAEDKFESFAAGKGITKEKTLVFYDSNPDNLERVSAEFAAKGYKVRIFSDYLNYVNATDYPLEQFPNFQYSVSPQWVDAVMKGEKPESYNNDKFMIFEVSWGPLEQAKAYTQHIVGAYHFNTDWIENDPIWNLSDPKIIEANLLKNGITKDKTIILYSDNQLAAYRLFWALKWAGVEDVRVLNGNLSTWMDANLPTETQVNIPQLETAFGATIPAHPEINISMPQDAIQVQQAGTKLISNRSWDEYQGKISGYDYIPGKGEPQGAIWGFAGTDSSNMADYYDPDNTLRNPNEIFALWETQGIKKGDKLAFYCGTGWRAGVPWFMTQLAGWNDTYVYDGGWNAWQMDSKFPVQKGAPHNMSKPDAKNDFGKVMKKGASCKS
- the yeeE_2 gene encoding putative inner membrane protein, coding for MYSGLIIGMLFGILLQRGQFCFVSGFRQIYQQKSPRFLTALFIAISIQSIGFFALAELGVITIPTSQLPVLATLLGGFIFGFGMVFANCCGSGAWFRSGEGALGSFIALTAFAITMASTQTGSLKNSINRLTANPTEIDNIYLTLGISPWVLIALLLLITLVLIKKYMAQKIPNTAYLTPLMTGTFIGLLSIVAWYFSAQAGRNYGFGIAVPSANVVQYLVTGQQRYLNWGSLFVLGIIVGSFLSAKLAGNFTLRVPEPQDFLRRIIGGVLMGIGAALAGGCTVTNALVATAYFSWQGWLATLMIFIGSWIATFVFKHS